A genomic region of Colletes latitarsis isolate SP2378_abdomen chromosome 7, iyColLati1, whole genome shotgun sequence contains the following coding sequences:
- the LOC143343915 gene encoding uncharacterized protein LOC143343915 isoform X1: MSSKWNERLVTNFLKVYKQYPCLWNPYHKDYHNCREKNEALQKILDEFGTLGFTATDYLQQIKIIREKYKREQTRTIKGLQSQRQYKSPFPWYNIVNEMLAKVIDDEKKTSSEMILKAKHLDASVLKSLSSDSVRDSLRKKTKAQRIRPCTAATCDEIVRRSKLTRSDGKSDPIPDKVNEAGTKYVPCPKARTLRSISKDPEEDRLSNHRPTRDTESKATGYPVTVPYTSINSTPDDIIGGSNKNYEPQFLQCPLCGWEDAKYKQSERNTAIPVQAQRNFIPCSDYYSGYSQGRYTACTGCDRKTISRSDYSNKYADDSGDFKILRDLLKQAPIRSTVKSVKDVDVEVQCDKEAEKVIEDGILVRGPVQSQIVQFDPALTNKFQGATIEACTRLEIVLSSSKGTEKQNRFPTQSICQNTQGIQCMKSKSSTKGTQFSSKIVTPVDKTKEAGVNTVNCVERETQSTICVSDRTRRCISLQTLSQHCVKDPVRTMESKEVTVNIIDKASKGIQSTICVSRGNLARSSSFERAKDTETTPFVHKIHSVATNCLDRHVGTNAQCLSLTRAKSHESITCCIQHADSKESQQFETPCKLDTCPRNISEIIKDPTVAFMLQQLLYKMLSSRIESSTQNTKSLKTSDAQTDHRPKCNEKRNCKVDVTEMVGKIKEFATKALGSKQIFAEAEAPSAVVHKPTMIEKSDFDPLFESTGIIEDKVQRFSADETGLLKEGNKFLAVNKEVSVHSESRDIGTSRSSSQLPVCDVGVQYGSRSLEDSACTNKYEMNERERVSVGTQKRDPILVRLIKCNESQTIMRFDKETLTSVSDVDLGKRYIDKHVETCGRSTCLSSAVYRKLKGLNTESAYEKKYKYQLESDDRQRSYKNYICDKNCKDNSDQDWTDVTNMESFRNPNNSKIPLCVRPRKCTFANCK; encoded by the exons ATGTCGTCCAAATGGAACGAAAGATTAGTGACCAATTTCTTGAAAGTATACAAGCAGTATCCGTGCTTATGGAATCCTTACCACAAGGATTATCACAATTGCAGAGAAAAGAACGAAGCGTTGCAGAAAATTCTCGATGAGTTCGGAACACTTGGCTTCACCGCAACCGACTATTTGCAACAAATCAAGATAATAAGAGAAAA GTACAAGCGGGAGCAAACCCGAACGATCAAAGGATTGCAATCGCAGAGGCAATATAAATCACCGTTCCCCTGGTACAATATAGTTAACGAAATGTTAGCAAAAGTGATCGACGACGAGAAAAAAACGAGTTCCGAGATGATTTTGAAAGCCAAGCATCTGGACGCGTCTGTATTGAAATCATTGAGCAGCGACAGCGTACGAGACTCGCTGAGAAAGAAAACGAAAGCCCAAAGAATTCGTCCGTGCACAGCTGCGACTTGCGACGAGATCGTCAGGAGAAGTAAATTAACTCGTTCCGATGGAAAAAGTGATCCAATACCGGACAAAGTTAACGAAGCAGGAACGAAATACGTACCCTGTCCAAAAGCAAGGACGTTGAGAAGTATTTCCAAAGACCCAGAAGAGGATAGACTTTCGAATCACAGGCCTACGAGAGACACCGAGTCGAAAGCAACGG GATATCCGGTGACCGTTCCATACACATCGATTAATTCGACACCCGACGATATAATAGGAGGATCTAACAAAAATTACGAACCACAATTTCTGCAGTGTCCTTTATGCGGTTGGGAAGACGCAAAATATAAACAATCCGAAAGGAACACAGCGATACCTGTACAGGCGCAAAGAAATTTTATTCCCTGTTCCGATTACTATAGTGGTTATTCTCAAGGACGATATACAGCATGCACCGGCTGCGATAGAA AAACGATATCACGTTCCGATTATTCGAACAAGTACGCGGATGATTCCGGCGATTTTAAGATTCTGAGAGACCTGTTGAAACAAGCACCTATTAGATCAACCGTAAAGTCGGTGAAGGACGTTGATGTTGAAGTACAATGCGACAAAGAAGCCGAGAAAGTGATTGAAGATGGAATTTTAGTACGTGGACCCGTTCAGTCGCAAATCGTACAATTCGATCCTGCgttaacaaataaatttcaaggTGCCACCATAGAGGCGTGCACTAGGTTGGAAATCGTTCTATCGAGCTCGAAAGGAACTGAGAAACAGAATAGGTTCCCCACTCAGAGCATCTGTCAAAATACACAGGGAATCCAATGTATGAAATCGAAATCATCTACGAAAGGGACGCAATTCTCTTCTAAAATTGTTACTCCCGTGGACAAGACAAAGGAGGCAGGTGTCAACACCGTGAATTGCGTCGAACGAGAGACACAAAGCACAATTTGCGTGTCAGATAGAACGAGACGTTGCATCTCCCTTCAAACCTTGAGTCAACATTGCGTTAAAGATCCGGTCCGTACGATGGAATCAaaggaagtaacagtgaatataATAGATAAAGCATCGAAAGGGATACAGAGCACAATTTGCGTGTCGCGTGGAAATTTGGCCCGCTCTTCGTCCTTCGAAAGAGCGAAGGACACTGAAACTACACCGTTTGTCCATAAAATTCATAGCGTTGCTACTAATTGTCTTGATCGACACGTTGGTACTAACGCGCAATGTTTATCTTTGACTCGAGCCAAGTCCCATGAATCTATAACATGTTGCATTCAACATGCAGATTCGAAGGAATCACAACAATTCGAGACTCCGTGTAAACTGGACACATGCCCACGCAAcataagcgaaattattaaagatCCTACCGTAGCATTCATGTTGCAACAATTACTTTACAAGATGTTATCATCCAGGATCGAATCCAGCACCCAGAATACAAAATCATTGAAAACGTCGGACGCTCAGACTGATC ACAGACCTAAATGCAACGAGAAAAGAAATTGCAAGGTCGACGTAACCGAAATGGTAGGGAAAATTAAAGAATTCGCAACGAAGGCATTAGGGTCGAAACAGATATTTGCAGAAGCCGAGGCTCCTAGTGCTGTCGTGCATAAACCGACAATGATCGAGAAAAGTGATTTTGATCCATTGTTCGAGTCTACCGGGATTATAGAGGATAAGGTTCAACGTTTCTCCGCAGACGAAACGGGATTATTGaaagaaggaaataaatttttagcTGTGAACAAAGAGGTTTCGGTTCATTCAGAGAGTCGAGATATTGGGACCAGTAGGTCGTCGTCGCAATTACCTGTTTGCGATGTCGGAGTTCAATATGGTTCGCGATCGTTGGAGGATTCCGCATGTACGAACAAATATGAAATGAACGAACGAGAGAGAGTAAGCGTCGGTACTCAGAAGCGAGATCCTATATTGGTTCGATTGATAAAGTGCAACGAGAGCCAAACGATCATGAGATTTGATAAAGAGACGCTAACCTCAGTCAGCGATGTTGATCTTGGAAAAAGATACATCGACAAGCATGTAGAAACGTGTGGTCGATCAACTTGCCTGTCTTCTGCAGTTTATCGGAAATTGAAAGGATTAAACACAGAATCCGCTTATGAGAAAAAGTACAAGTATCAATTAGAAAGCGATGATCGTCAGCGATCATATAAGAATTACATATGCGATAAGAACTGCAAGGATAATAGCGATCAGGATTGGACGGACGTTACGAACATGGAGTCGTTTCGCAATCCCAATAATTCCAAAATCCCGTTATGCGTGAGGCCGCGTAAATGTACTTTCGCGAATTGCAAATAA
- the LOC143343915 gene encoding uncharacterized protein LOC143343915 isoform X2 gives METLPGNILPPNAKCKPTSPSSKPNARRVKHAWKIVQPLQVIWYKREQTRTIKGLQSQRQYKSPFPWYNIVNEMLAKVIDDEKKTSSEMILKAKHLDASVLKSLSSDSVRDSLRKKTKAQRIRPCTAATCDEIVRRSKLTRSDGKSDPIPDKVNEAGTKYVPCPKARTLRSISKDPEEDRLSNHRPTRDTESKATGYPVTVPYTSINSTPDDIIGGSNKNYEPQFLQCPLCGWEDAKYKQSERNTAIPVQAQRNFIPCSDYYSGYSQGRYTACTGCDRKTISRSDYSNKYADDSGDFKILRDLLKQAPIRSTVKSVKDVDVEVQCDKEAEKVIEDGILVRGPVQSQIVQFDPALTNKFQGATIEACTRLEIVLSSSKGTEKQNRFPTQSICQNTQGIQCMKSKSSTKGTQFSSKIVTPVDKTKEAGVNTVNCVERETQSTICVSDRTRRCISLQTLSQHCVKDPVRTMESKEVTVNIIDKASKGIQSTICVSRGNLARSSSFERAKDTETTPFVHKIHSVATNCLDRHVGTNAQCLSLTRAKSHESITCCIQHADSKESQQFETPCKLDTCPRNISEIIKDPTVAFMLQQLLYKMLSSRIESSTQNTKSLKTSDAQTDHRPKCNEKRNCKVDVTEMVGKIKEFATKALGSKQIFAEAEAPSAVVHKPTMIEKSDFDPLFESTGIIEDKVQRFSADETGLLKEGNKFLAVNKEVSVHSESRDIGTSRSSSQLPVCDVGVQYGSRSLEDSACTNKYEMNERERVSVGTQKRDPILVRLIKCNESQTIMRFDKETLTSVSDVDLGKRYIDKHVETCGRSTCLSSAVYRKLKGLNTESAYEKKYKYQLESDDRQRSYKNYICDKNCKDNSDQDWTDVTNMESFRNPNNSKIPLCVRPRKCTFANCK, from the exons ATGGAAACACTACCAGGAAACATATTACCGCCGAACGCGAAATGCAAACCGACGTCTCCTTCTTCAAAACCGAATGCAAGACGTGTGAAACATGCGTGGAAAATAGTACAGCCCTTACAAGTGATttg GTACAAGCGGGAGCAAACCCGAACGATCAAAGGATTGCAATCGCAGAGGCAATATAAATCACCGTTCCCCTGGTACAATATAGTTAACGAAATGTTAGCAAAAGTGATCGACGACGAGAAAAAAACGAGTTCCGAGATGATTTTGAAAGCCAAGCATCTGGACGCGTCTGTATTGAAATCATTGAGCAGCGACAGCGTACGAGACTCGCTGAGAAAGAAAACGAAAGCCCAAAGAATTCGTCCGTGCACAGCTGCGACTTGCGACGAGATCGTCAGGAGAAGTAAATTAACTCGTTCCGATGGAAAAAGTGATCCAATACCGGACAAAGTTAACGAAGCAGGAACGAAATACGTACCCTGTCCAAAAGCAAGGACGTTGAGAAGTATTTCCAAAGACCCAGAAGAGGATAGACTTTCGAATCACAGGCCTACGAGAGACACCGAGTCGAAAGCAACGG GATATCCGGTGACCGTTCCATACACATCGATTAATTCGACACCCGACGATATAATAGGAGGATCTAACAAAAATTACGAACCACAATTTCTGCAGTGTCCTTTATGCGGTTGGGAAGACGCAAAATATAAACAATCCGAAAGGAACACAGCGATACCTGTACAGGCGCAAAGAAATTTTATTCCCTGTTCCGATTACTATAGTGGTTATTCTCAAGGACGATATACAGCATGCACCGGCTGCGATAGAA AAACGATATCACGTTCCGATTATTCGAACAAGTACGCGGATGATTCCGGCGATTTTAAGATTCTGAGAGACCTGTTGAAACAAGCACCTATTAGATCAACCGTAAAGTCGGTGAAGGACGTTGATGTTGAAGTACAATGCGACAAAGAAGCCGAGAAAGTGATTGAAGATGGAATTTTAGTACGTGGACCCGTTCAGTCGCAAATCGTACAATTCGATCCTGCgttaacaaataaatttcaaggTGCCACCATAGAGGCGTGCACTAGGTTGGAAATCGTTCTATCGAGCTCGAAAGGAACTGAGAAACAGAATAGGTTCCCCACTCAGAGCATCTGTCAAAATACACAGGGAATCCAATGTATGAAATCGAAATCATCTACGAAAGGGACGCAATTCTCTTCTAAAATTGTTACTCCCGTGGACAAGACAAAGGAGGCAGGTGTCAACACCGTGAATTGCGTCGAACGAGAGACACAAAGCACAATTTGCGTGTCAGATAGAACGAGACGTTGCATCTCCCTTCAAACCTTGAGTCAACATTGCGTTAAAGATCCGGTCCGTACGATGGAATCAaaggaagtaacagtgaatataATAGATAAAGCATCGAAAGGGATACAGAGCACAATTTGCGTGTCGCGTGGAAATTTGGCCCGCTCTTCGTCCTTCGAAAGAGCGAAGGACACTGAAACTACACCGTTTGTCCATAAAATTCATAGCGTTGCTACTAATTGTCTTGATCGACACGTTGGTACTAACGCGCAATGTTTATCTTTGACTCGAGCCAAGTCCCATGAATCTATAACATGTTGCATTCAACATGCAGATTCGAAGGAATCACAACAATTCGAGACTCCGTGTAAACTGGACACATGCCCACGCAAcataagcgaaattattaaagatCCTACCGTAGCATTCATGTTGCAACAATTACTTTACAAGATGTTATCATCCAGGATCGAATCCAGCACCCAGAATACAAAATCATTGAAAACGTCGGACGCTCAGACTGATC ACAGACCTAAATGCAACGAGAAAAGAAATTGCAAGGTCGACGTAACCGAAATGGTAGGGAAAATTAAAGAATTCGCAACGAAGGCATTAGGGTCGAAACAGATATTTGCAGAAGCCGAGGCTCCTAGTGCTGTCGTGCATAAACCGACAATGATCGAGAAAAGTGATTTTGATCCATTGTTCGAGTCTACCGGGATTATAGAGGATAAGGTTCAACGTTTCTCCGCAGACGAAACGGGATTATTGaaagaaggaaataaatttttagcTGTGAACAAAGAGGTTTCGGTTCATTCAGAGAGTCGAGATATTGGGACCAGTAGGTCGTCGTCGCAATTACCTGTTTGCGATGTCGGAGTTCAATATGGTTCGCGATCGTTGGAGGATTCCGCATGTACGAACAAATATGAAATGAACGAACGAGAGAGAGTAAGCGTCGGTACTCAGAAGCGAGATCCTATATTGGTTCGATTGATAAAGTGCAACGAGAGCCAAACGATCATGAGATTTGATAAAGAGACGCTAACCTCAGTCAGCGATGTTGATCTTGGAAAAAGATACATCGACAAGCATGTAGAAACGTGTGGTCGATCAACTTGCCTGTCTTCTGCAGTTTATCGGAAATTGAAAGGATTAAACACAGAATCCGCTTATGAGAAAAAGTACAAGTATCAATTAGAAAGCGATGATCGTCAGCGATCATATAAGAATTACATATGCGATAAGAACTGCAAGGATAATAGCGATCAGGATTGGACGGACGTTACGAACATGGAGTCGTTTCGCAATCCCAATAATTCCAAAATCCCGTTATGCGTGAGGCCGCGTAAATGTACTTTCGCGAATTGCAAATAA
- the LOC143343915 gene encoding uncharacterized protein LOC143343915 isoform X3: MYKREQTRTIKGLQSQRQYKSPFPWYNIVNEMLAKVIDDEKKTSSEMILKAKHLDASVLKSLSSDSVRDSLRKKTKAQRIRPCTAATCDEIVRRSKLTRSDGKSDPIPDKVNEAGTKYVPCPKARTLRSISKDPEEDRLSNHRPTRDTESKATGYPVTVPYTSINSTPDDIIGGSNKNYEPQFLQCPLCGWEDAKYKQSERNTAIPVQAQRNFIPCSDYYSGYSQGRYTACTGCDRKTISRSDYSNKYADDSGDFKILRDLLKQAPIRSTVKSVKDVDVEVQCDKEAEKVIEDGILVRGPVQSQIVQFDPALTNKFQGATIEACTRLEIVLSSSKGTEKQNRFPTQSICQNTQGIQCMKSKSSTKGTQFSSKIVTPVDKTKEAGVNTVNCVERETQSTICVSDRTRRCISLQTLSQHCVKDPVRTMESKEVTVNIIDKASKGIQSTICVSRGNLARSSSFERAKDTETTPFVHKIHSVATNCLDRHVGTNAQCLSLTRAKSHESITCCIQHADSKESQQFETPCKLDTCPRNISEIIKDPTVAFMLQQLLYKMLSSRIESSTQNTKSLKTSDAQTDHRPKCNEKRNCKVDVTEMVGKIKEFATKALGSKQIFAEAEAPSAVVHKPTMIEKSDFDPLFESTGIIEDKVQRFSADETGLLKEGNKFLAVNKEVSVHSESRDIGTSRSSSQLPVCDVGVQYGSRSLEDSACTNKYEMNERERVSVGTQKRDPILVRLIKCNESQTIMRFDKETLTSVSDVDLGKRYIDKHVETCGRSTCLSSAVYRKLKGLNTESAYEKKYKYQLESDDRQRSYKNYICDKNCKDNSDQDWTDVTNMESFRNPNNSKIPLCVRPRKCTFANCK; this comes from the exons AT GTACAAGCGGGAGCAAACCCGAACGATCAAAGGATTGCAATCGCAGAGGCAATATAAATCACCGTTCCCCTGGTACAATATAGTTAACGAAATGTTAGCAAAAGTGATCGACGACGAGAAAAAAACGAGTTCCGAGATGATTTTGAAAGCCAAGCATCTGGACGCGTCTGTATTGAAATCATTGAGCAGCGACAGCGTACGAGACTCGCTGAGAAAGAAAACGAAAGCCCAAAGAATTCGTCCGTGCACAGCTGCGACTTGCGACGAGATCGTCAGGAGAAGTAAATTAACTCGTTCCGATGGAAAAAGTGATCCAATACCGGACAAAGTTAACGAAGCAGGAACGAAATACGTACCCTGTCCAAAAGCAAGGACGTTGAGAAGTATTTCCAAAGACCCAGAAGAGGATAGACTTTCGAATCACAGGCCTACGAGAGACACCGAGTCGAAAGCAACGG GATATCCGGTGACCGTTCCATACACATCGATTAATTCGACACCCGACGATATAATAGGAGGATCTAACAAAAATTACGAACCACAATTTCTGCAGTGTCCTTTATGCGGTTGGGAAGACGCAAAATATAAACAATCCGAAAGGAACACAGCGATACCTGTACAGGCGCAAAGAAATTTTATTCCCTGTTCCGATTACTATAGTGGTTATTCTCAAGGACGATATACAGCATGCACCGGCTGCGATAGAA AAACGATATCACGTTCCGATTATTCGAACAAGTACGCGGATGATTCCGGCGATTTTAAGATTCTGAGAGACCTGTTGAAACAAGCACCTATTAGATCAACCGTAAAGTCGGTGAAGGACGTTGATGTTGAAGTACAATGCGACAAAGAAGCCGAGAAAGTGATTGAAGATGGAATTTTAGTACGTGGACCCGTTCAGTCGCAAATCGTACAATTCGATCCTGCgttaacaaataaatttcaaggTGCCACCATAGAGGCGTGCACTAGGTTGGAAATCGTTCTATCGAGCTCGAAAGGAACTGAGAAACAGAATAGGTTCCCCACTCAGAGCATCTGTCAAAATACACAGGGAATCCAATGTATGAAATCGAAATCATCTACGAAAGGGACGCAATTCTCTTCTAAAATTGTTACTCCCGTGGACAAGACAAAGGAGGCAGGTGTCAACACCGTGAATTGCGTCGAACGAGAGACACAAAGCACAATTTGCGTGTCAGATAGAACGAGACGTTGCATCTCCCTTCAAACCTTGAGTCAACATTGCGTTAAAGATCCGGTCCGTACGATGGAATCAaaggaagtaacagtgaatataATAGATAAAGCATCGAAAGGGATACAGAGCACAATTTGCGTGTCGCGTGGAAATTTGGCCCGCTCTTCGTCCTTCGAAAGAGCGAAGGACACTGAAACTACACCGTTTGTCCATAAAATTCATAGCGTTGCTACTAATTGTCTTGATCGACACGTTGGTACTAACGCGCAATGTTTATCTTTGACTCGAGCCAAGTCCCATGAATCTATAACATGTTGCATTCAACATGCAGATTCGAAGGAATCACAACAATTCGAGACTCCGTGTAAACTGGACACATGCCCACGCAAcataagcgaaattattaaagatCCTACCGTAGCATTCATGTTGCAACAATTACTTTACAAGATGTTATCATCCAGGATCGAATCCAGCACCCAGAATACAAAATCATTGAAAACGTCGGACGCTCAGACTGATC ACAGACCTAAATGCAACGAGAAAAGAAATTGCAAGGTCGACGTAACCGAAATGGTAGGGAAAATTAAAGAATTCGCAACGAAGGCATTAGGGTCGAAACAGATATTTGCAGAAGCCGAGGCTCCTAGTGCTGTCGTGCATAAACCGACAATGATCGAGAAAAGTGATTTTGATCCATTGTTCGAGTCTACCGGGATTATAGAGGATAAGGTTCAACGTTTCTCCGCAGACGAAACGGGATTATTGaaagaaggaaataaatttttagcTGTGAACAAAGAGGTTTCGGTTCATTCAGAGAGTCGAGATATTGGGACCAGTAGGTCGTCGTCGCAATTACCTGTTTGCGATGTCGGAGTTCAATATGGTTCGCGATCGTTGGAGGATTCCGCATGTACGAACAAATATGAAATGAACGAACGAGAGAGAGTAAGCGTCGGTACTCAGAAGCGAGATCCTATATTGGTTCGATTGATAAAGTGCAACGAGAGCCAAACGATCATGAGATTTGATAAAGAGACGCTAACCTCAGTCAGCGATGTTGATCTTGGAAAAAGATACATCGACAAGCATGTAGAAACGTGTGGTCGATCAACTTGCCTGTCTTCTGCAGTTTATCGGAAATTGAAAGGATTAAACACAGAATCCGCTTATGAGAAAAAGTACAAGTATCAATTAGAAAGCGATGATCGTCAGCGATCATATAAGAATTACATATGCGATAAGAACTGCAAGGATAATAGCGATCAGGATTGGACGGACGTTACGAACATGGAGTCGTTTCGCAATCCCAATAATTCCAAAATCCCGTTATGCGTGAGGCCGCGTAAATGTACTTTCGCGAATTGCAAATAA
- the LOC143343920 gene encoding trimeric intracellular cation channel type 1B.1, which translates to MDPEAFLDMANQVIKLKMFPYFDIAHCVLCALHVREDLGPGAQAFSRKHPLSCWLSTMLVVFASGMLCNGLLGEPILAPLKNTPQVIVATIVWYVIFYTPFDIGYKVAKFLPVKLVCATLKEIYRCKKVYDGVTHAGKLYPNAYLIMILIGTLKGNGAGFTKLFERLIRGVWTPTAMELMQPSFPTKASMVASIIFVLDKKTDLISAPHALVYFGIVIFFVYFKLSSILLGIHDPFVPFENLCCALFLGGIWDSLAKLLGRGQAKDEKADAKKKD; encoded by the exons ATGGATCCTGAAGCATTCCTGGACATGGCCAATCAGGTCATTAAATTGAAAATGTTCCCGTACTTCGACATCGCGCACTGTGTTCTCTGTGCACTACACGTCAGAGAAGATTTAGGACCCG GTGCTCAAGCATTTTCTCGGAAACATCCCCTGTCATGTTGGCTTTCGACAATGTTGGTAGTATTTGCTAGCGGTATGCTATGCAATGGTCTTTTAGGGGAACCGATCCTTGCACCTCTGAAAAATACACCACAAGTGATAGTTGCAACCATCGTTTG GTATGTGATATTTTATACACCATTTGATATTGGATACAAAGTAGCCAAGTTTCTACCGGTAAAACTTGTATGTGCTACTCTGAAAGAAATATAtag GTGTAAAAAAGTGTACGATGGAGTAACTCATGCAGGGAAACTGTATCCAAATGCATATCTTATAATGATTTTAATTGGAACACTCAAGG GAAACGGTGCAGGCTTTACAAAATTGTTCGAGCGTCTTATACGAGGGGTATGGACTCCAACAGCTATGGAACTTATGCAACCCAGCTT CCCTACAAAAGCATCGATGGTTGCATCTATCATCTTCGTCCTGGATAAAAAGACTGATCTCATTTCAGCACCTCATGCATTGGTTTACTTTGGTATTGTTATCTTCTTCGTGTACTTCAAG CTATCGTCCATTTTGCTAGGTATTCACGATCCGTTTGTACCTTTCGAAAATCTCTGTTGCGCATTATTCCTCGGAGGAATTTGGGATTCGTTAGCCAAATTGCTGGGCCGCGGCCAAGCTAAAGACGAGAAAGCAGATGCCAAGAAGAAGGACTAA